In Trichoplusia ni isolate ovarian cell line Hi5 chromosome 7, tn1, whole genome shotgun sequence, a single genomic region encodes these proteins:
- the LOC113495584 gene encoding YLP motif-containing protein 1-like isoform X1 — protein MAWPMPTAGQWNSGLAIAPDMTMANMGSYTAEQWAALQHQNWQQWAQWQQQYAQWQNQYGDKYSEQMQAIQSMGGLPPLPPATAAPPPAPPPPDQPPPPPHENNQPLYGHTQTQAAPVTTQPANQHRNNNSGNLTNVNTHPQAGNNTNWPYAQESAKPSQSAPPAQSSVNAEALKKLAEEERLFDIQFQKWEQEIEKWKKENVNHPDKQAYKEYEQKFETCRNQLMERRQQMKQKRARLLNNPPPPPQSSTSTPTSNVPTTAPPNLNNMNKNNFSNKRTQNYASNLGQSYADGNNSQYQQQQYNMPKGAYNRNNNKNIDPQDRYESYQNMSDNTYASNDNFSPMDPSFLPTSSLNKGIPGLDLVPEADKTYVANNKQDVIDITQDQPGNQMQSKGPDYTTISKGINNILGDEKIMNILSMVHKSAQDQTILQPANTVNVNPDNYNMKNNMNTNAHFGQGNRAQDYNNQHFNRQGTNNYPVQQSQEINYKYPPQNRGNDVMTQEQFNYDHNDQYSSNNLGPQYDNGSARPGPLIRPNVPPSRAPIRPLMQEIIPSHVNVNEFSRAPHDRQPLLENNINPVPKQPIRPQWIDEPMFTPSLIVEYEHKPLRLKARDFIEPVHMFDYNHISKDGEVKKKDFEREADELFSRKSRRPDKEIDYSGHRYSADYYSRDYERRAPREELRDDYRPRLPPRDDYDDRRRPEFRHDDRRRDDRDKYSRRDDLHRDRERDLHRERDRVHRREDIGHRGRSHERDARKRGLSRDSDVSNNSLSKKPRDKADTRSHAPGNHIVMIDDLLESPGRSMRPEKIVIILRGPPGSGKSYLAKLIRDREAEYGGTVRIMSIDDYFMQEGEVEERDPVTGKMVKKPTLKYEYDPSNEESYLNSLKRAFKRSLNDGYFTFLIYDAVNDQARYYADVWNHARQLGFQVYVCTMELDSQVCFKRNIHNRKLEDIEVICTSFCKTPSHHIQLDATTLLQSAAITEVQMEDANDEVVMEDAQEPEVESVFSSKWEKMDDAAQLARLDGTSKPLRPSQLSMEDYLQLDDWKPSKATPGKKSVRWADIEERRQQEKMRAIGFVVGQTDWNRMTDPTMGSSALTQTKYIERVRRN, from the exons ATGGCTTGGCCTATGCCAACTGCTGGTCAATGGAATTCTGGCTTAGCCATTGCTCCTGATATGACTATGGCTAATATGGGGTCTTATACTGCTGAACAATGGGCAGCACTGCAACACCAAAATTGGCAACAGTGGGCACAGTGGCAGCAGCAATATGCGCAGTGGCAAAATCAGTATGGAGATAAG TATTCAGAACAAATGCAAGCTATCCAATCAATGGGTGGCTTGCCGCCACTGCCGCCGGCGACAGCTGCTCCGCCGCCTGCTCCACCTCCGCCGGATCAGCCGCCCCCGCCACCGCACGAGAACAATCAACCACTGTATGGACACACCCAAACTCAAGCAGCACCTGTAACCACTCAACCGGCAAACCAGCATCGGAATAACAACTCTGGCAATCTCACTAATGTAAACACACATCCACAAGCAGGTAATAATACTAATTGGCCCTATGCCCAAGAGTCAGCTAAACCTTCACAATCAGCACCACCTGCACAAAGTTCTGTTAATGCAGAGGCTCTGAAGAAACTTGCTGAAGAAGAGAGACTTTTTGATATCCAGTTTCAAAAATGGGAACAGGAAATTGAGAAATGGAAGAAAGAAAATGTAAATCACCCTGACAAACAGGCTTATAAGGAATATGAACAAAAATTTGAAACTTGCCGCAATCAACTGATGGAACGTCGGCAGCAGATGAAACAAAAGAGGGCCCGTTTACTAAATAATCCACCACCTCCACCCCAATCTAGTACCTCAACTCCAACAAGTAATGTGCCAACAACAGCTCcacctaatttaaataacatgaataaaaataacttttccaATAAACGGACACAGAACTATGCTAGTAATTTGGGTCAAAGTTATGCTGATGGTAATAATTCTCAGTACCAGCAACAGCAATATAATATGCCTAAAGGTGCATATaatcgaaataataataaaaacattgatcCACAAGACAGATATGAATCATATCAGAACATGAGTGATAATACTTATGCTTCAAATGACAATTTTAGTCCCATGGACCCTAGTTTTCTACCTACAAGTAGTTTAAACAAGGGAATACCTGGTTTGGATTTAGTACCTGAGGCTGATAAAACATATGtggcaaataataaacaagatgTGATTGACATAACTCAAGACCAACCAGGAAATCAGATGCAATCAAAGGGACCGGATTATACAACAATATCTAAAggaattaataatattctaggagatgagaaaataatgaatatactATCTATGGTTCACAAATCTGCTCAAGATCAAACAATTTTGCAACCTGCAAACACTGTAAATGTGAAtccagataattataatatgaagaATAATATGAACACTAATGCTCATTTTGGTCAGGGAAATAGGGCTCAGGATTATAATAATCAACATTTCAACAGACAAGGAACAAATAATTACCCTGTGCAGCAAAGTcaggaaattaattataaatatcctCCACAGAACAGAGGGAATGATGTAATGACACAAGAGCAGTTTAACTATGATCACAATGATCAGTACAGTTCTAATAATTTGGGTCCACAATATGATAATGGATCTGCTAGGCCAGGCCCACTAATAAGGCCAAATGTGCCTCCCTCCAGGGCTCCAATAAGGCCTCTGATGCAAGAAATTATCCCTAGTCATGTCAATGTTAATGAGTTTAGTCGAGCCCCTCATGATAGACAACCTTTACTTGAAAACAACATTAACCCTGTACCAAAACAACCAATTCGTCCACAATGGATTGATGAACCAATGTTTACTCCATCTTTAATTGTCGAATATGAGCACAAGCCACTAAGATTAAAAG ctcGAGATTTTATTGAGCCAGTTCACATGTTTGATTATAATCACATATCAAAGGATGGTGAGGTAAAGAAGAAAGATTTTGAAAGAGAAGCTGATGAATTATTTTCGAGAAAATCGAGAAGACCTGACAAGGAAATAGATTACAGTGGGCATAGGTATAGTGCAGACTATTATTCACGGGACTATGAAAGAAGGGCACCAAGAGAAGAATTGCGAGATGATTATCGTCCAAGACTTCCACCAAGAGATGATTATGACGATAGGCGGAGGCCTGAATTTAGACATGATGACCGCAGGAGAGATGACCGTGATAAATACAGCCGACGCGATGATTTACATAGAGACCGCGAGAGGGACTTACACAGAGAGCGCGACCGCGTCCACCGCCGGGAAGACATCGGTCATCGCGGTAGAAGTCATGAGAGAGATGCTCGCAAAAGAGGATTAAGTAGAGATAGTGATGTAAGCAATAACTCTCTATCCAAAAAGCCTAGAGACAAGGCTGACACTAGATCACATGCTCCAGGAAATCATATTGTTATGATCGATGACTTATTGGAGTCCCCAGGACGAAGTATGAGACCAGAAAAAATTGTGATAATCTTAAGAG gTCCACCAGGCAGTGGAAAATCTTACTTAGCAAAGTTGATTCGCGACAGGGAAGCCGAGTATGGTGGCACTGTCAGGATAATGTCTATTGATGACTACTTTATGCAAGAGGGTGAAGTTGAAGAAAGGGATCCTGTCACTGGCAAGATG gttaAAAAGCCAACACTGAAATACGAATATGATCCAAGCAATGAAGAGTCatatttaaattccttaaaaagaGCATTTAAACGAAGTTTGAATGATgggtattttacatttttaatttatgatgcAGTAAACGATCAAGCAAGGTATTATGCAGATGTATGGAACCATGCTAGGCAACTCGGTTTCCAA GTGTATGTATGTACCATGGAGCTTGATTCGCAAGTTTGTTTCAAGAGAAACATTCACAATAGGAAATTAGAGGACATTGAAGTGATATGCACAAGCTTCTGTAAAACGCCTTCACATCACATACAGCTGGATGCTACAACATTACTTCAGAGTGCAGCCATAACTGAAGTGCAGATGGAAGATGCCAACGACGAAGTTGTTATGGAGGATGCCCAAGAACCTGAG GTCGAAAGCGTTTTCTCATCCAAGTGGGAGAAAATGGACGACGCTGCGCAACTAG CCCGGCTCGACGGCACCAGCAAGCCTCTCCGGCCCTCACAACTCTCCATGGAAGACTACCTGCAACTAGATGACTGGAAGCCAAGCAAAGCTACTCCTGGCAAAAAATCT gTACGGTGGGCAGACATTGAAGAGAGAAGACAACAAGAGAAGATGCGTGCCATCGGTTTTGTCGTAGGTCAGACAGACTGGAATCGTATGACCGATCCGACAATGGGGTCCAGCGCGCTCACTCAAACTAAATATATAGAGCGAGTGCGGCGCAATTAG
- the LOC113495584 gene encoding YLP motif-containing protein 1-like isoform X2, producing the protein MAWPMPTAGQWNSGLAIAPDMTMANMGSYTAEQWAALQHQNWQQWAQWQQQYAQWQNQYGDKYSEQMQAIQSMGGLPPLPPATAAPPPAPPPPDQPPPPPHENNQPLYGHTQTQAAPVTTQPANQHRNNNSGNLTNVNTHPQAGNNTNWPYAQESAKPSQSAPPAQSSVNAEALKKLAEEERLFDIQFQKWEQEIEKWKKENVNHPDKQAYKEYEQKFETCRNQLMERRQQMKQKRARLLNNPPPPPQSSTSTPTSNVPTTAPPNLNNMNKNNFSNKRTQNYASNLGQSYADGNNSQYQQQQYNMPKGAYNRNNNKNIDPQDRYESYQNMSDNTYASNDNFSPMDPSFLPTSSLNKGIPGLDLVPEADKTYVANNKQDVIDITQDQPGNQMQSKGPDYTTISKGINNILGDEKIMNILSMVHKSAQDQTILQPANTVNVNPDNYNMKNNMNTNAHFGQGNRAQDYNNQHFNRQGTNNYPVQQSQEINYKYPPQNRGNDVMTQEQFNYDHNDQYSSNNLGPQYDNGSARPGPLIRPNVPPSRAPIRPLMQEIIPSHVNVNEFSRAPHDRQPLLENNINPVPKQPIRPQWIDEPMFTPSLIVEYEHKPLRLKARDFIEPVHMFDYNHISKDGEVKKKDFEREADELFSRKSRRPDKEIDYSGHRYSADYYSRDYERRAPREELRDDYRPRLPPRDDYDDRRRPEFRHDDRRRDDRDKYSRRDDLHRDRERDLHRERDRVHRREDIGHRGRSHERDARKRGLSRDSDVSNNSLSKKPRDKADTRSHAPGNHIVMIDDLLESPGRSMRPEKIVIILRGPPGSGKSYLAKLIRDREAEYGGTVRIMSIDDYFMQEGEVEERDPVTGKMVKKPTLKYEYDPSNEESYLNSLKRAFKRSLNDGYFTFLIYDAVNDQARYYADVWNHARQLGFQVYVCTMELDSQVCFKRNIHNRKLEDIEVICTSFCKTPSHHIQLDATTLLQSAAITEVQMEDANDEVVMEDAQEPEVESVFSSKWEKMDDAAQLARLDGTSKPLRPSQLSMEDYLQLDDWKPSKATPGKKSVKDLG; encoded by the exons ATGGCTTGGCCTATGCCAACTGCTGGTCAATGGAATTCTGGCTTAGCCATTGCTCCTGATATGACTATGGCTAATATGGGGTCTTATACTGCTGAACAATGGGCAGCACTGCAACACCAAAATTGGCAACAGTGGGCACAGTGGCAGCAGCAATATGCGCAGTGGCAAAATCAGTATGGAGATAAG TATTCAGAACAAATGCAAGCTATCCAATCAATGGGTGGCTTGCCGCCACTGCCGCCGGCGACAGCTGCTCCGCCGCCTGCTCCACCTCCGCCGGATCAGCCGCCCCCGCCACCGCACGAGAACAATCAACCACTGTATGGACACACCCAAACTCAAGCAGCACCTGTAACCACTCAACCGGCAAACCAGCATCGGAATAACAACTCTGGCAATCTCACTAATGTAAACACACATCCACAAGCAGGTAATAATACTAATTGGCCCTATGCCCAAGAGTCAGCTAAACCTTCACAATCAGCACCACCTGCACAAAGTTCTGTTAATGCAGAGGCTCTGAAGAAACTTGCTGAAGAAGAGAGACTTTTTGATATCCAGTTTCAAAAATGGGAACAGGAAATTGAGAAATGGAAGAAAGAAAATGTAAATCACCCTGACAAACAGGCTTATAAGGAATATGAACAAAAATTTGAAACTTGCCGCAATCAACTGATGGAACGTCGGCAGCAGATGAAACAAAAGAGGGCCCGTTTACTAAATAATCCACCACCTCCACCCCAATCTAGTACCTCAACTCCAACAAGTAATGTGCCAACAACAGCTCcacctaatttaaataacatgaataaaaataacttttccaATAAACGGACACAGAACTATGCTAGTAATTTGGGTCAAAGTTATGCTGATGGTAATAATTCTCAGTACCAGCAACAGCAATATAATATGCCTAAAGGTGCATATaatcgaaataataataaaaacattgatcCACAAGACAGATATGAATCATATCAGAACATGAGTGATAATACTTATGCTTCAAATGACAATTTTAGTCCCATGGACCCTAGTTTTCTACCTACAAGTAGTTTAAACAAGGGAATACCTGGTTTGGATTTAGTACCTGAGGCTGATAAAACATATGtggcaaataataaacaagatgTGATTGACATAACTCAAGACCAACCAGGAAATCAGATGCAATCAAAGGGACCGGATTATACAACAATATCTAAAggaattaataatattctaggagatgagaaaataatgaatatactATCTATGGTTCACAAATCTGCTCAAGATCAAACAATTTTGCAACCTGCAAACACTGTAAATGTGAAtccagataattataatatgaagaATAATATGAACACTAATGCTCATTTTGGTCAGGGAAATAGGGCTCAGGATTATAATAATCAACATTTCAACAGACAAGGAACAAATAATTACCCTGTGCAGCAAAGTcaggaaattaattataaatatcctCCACAGAACAGAGGGAATGATGTAATGACACAAGAGCAGTTTAACTATGATCACAATGATCAGTACAGTTCTAATAATTTGGGTCCACAATATGATAATGGATCTGCTAGGCCAGGCCCACTAATAAGGCCAAATGTGCCTCCCTCCAGGGCTCCAATAAGGCCTCTGATGCAAGAAATTATCCCTAGTCATGTCAATGTTAATGAGTTTAGTCGAGCCCCTCATGATAGACAACCTTTACTTGAAAACAACATTAACCCTGTACCAAAACAACCAATTCGTCCACAATGGATTGATGAACCAATGTTTACTCCATCTTTAATTGTCGAATATGAGCACAAGCCACTAAGATTAAAAG ctcGAGATTTTATTGAGCCAGTTCACATGTTTGATTATAATCACATATCAAAGGATGGTGAGGTAAAGAAGAAAGATTTTGAAAGAGAAGCTGATGAATTATTTTCGAGAAAATCGAGAAGACCTGACAAGGAAATAGATTACAGTGGGCATAGGTATAGTGCAGACTATTATTCACGGGACTATGAAAGAAGGGCACCAAGAGAAGAATTGCGAGATGATTATCGTCCAAGACTTCCACCAAGAGATGATTATGACGATAGGCGGAGGCCTGAATTTAGACATGATGACCGCAGGAGAGATGACCGTGATAAATACAGCCGACGCGATGATTTACATAGAGACCGCGAGAGGGACTTACACAGAGAGCGCGACCGCGTCCACCGCCGGGAAGACATCGGTCATCGCGGTAGAAGTCATGAGAGAGATGCTCGCAAAAGAGGATTAAGTAGAGATAGTGATGTAAGCAATAACTCTCTATCCAAAAAGCCTAGAGACAAGGCTGACACTAGATCACATGCTCCAGGAAATCATATTGTTATGATCGATGACTTATTGGAGTCCCCAGGACGAAGTATGAGACCAGAAAAAATTGTGATAATCTTAAGAG gTCCACCAGGCAGTGGAAAATCTTACTTAGCAAAGTTGATTCGCGACAGGGAAGCCGAGTATGGTGGCACTGTCAGGATAATGTCTATTGATGACTACTTTATGCAAGAGGGTGAAGTTGAAGAAAGGGATCCTGTCACTGGCAAGATG gttaAAAAGCCAACACTGAAATACGAATATGATCCAAGCAATGAAGAGTCatatttaaattccttaaaaagaGCATTTAAACGAAGTTTGAATGATgggtattttacatttttaatttatgatgcAGTAAACGATCAAGCAAGGTATTATGCAGATGTATGGAACCATGCTAGGCAACTCGGTTTCCAA GTGTATGTATGTACCATGGAGCTTGATTCGCAAGTTTGTTTCAAGAGAAACATTCACAATAGGAAATTAGAGGACATTGAAGTGATATGCACAAGCTTCTGTAAAACGCCTTCACATCACATACAGCTGGATGCTACAACATTACTTCAGAGTGCAGCCATAACTGAAGTGCAGATGGAAGATGCCAACGACGAAGTTGTTATGGAGGATGCCCAAGAACCTGAG GTCGAAAGCGTTTTCTCATCCAAGTGGGAGAAAATGGACGACGCTGCGCAACTAG CCCGGCTCGACGGCACCAGCAAGCCTCTCCGGCCCTCACAACTCTCCATGGAAGACTACCTGCAACTAGATGACTGGAAGCCAAGCAAAGCTACTCCTGGCAAAAAATCT
- the LOC113495584 gene encoding YLP motif-containing protein 1-like isoform X3 has translation MAWPMPTAGQWNSGLAIAPDMTMANMGSYTAEQWAALQHQNWQQWAQWQQQYAQWQNQYGDKYSEQMQAIQSMGGLPPLPPATAAPPPAPPPPDQPPPPPHENNQPLYGHTQTQAAPVTTQPANQHRNNNSGNLTNVNTHPQAGNNTNWPYAQESAKPSQSAPPAQSSVNAEALKKLAEEERLFDIQFQKWEQEIEKWKKENVNHPDKQAYKEYEQKFETCRNQLMERRQQMKQKRARLLNNPPPPPQSSTSTPTSNVPTTAPPNLNNMNKNNFSNKRTQNYASNLGQSYADGNNSQYQQQQYNMPKGAYNRNNNKNIDPQDRYESYQNMSDNTYASNDNFSPMDPSFLPTSSLNKGIPGLDLVPEADKTYVANNKQDVIDITQDQPGNQMQSKGPDYTTISKGINNILGDEKIMNILSMVHKSAQDQTILQPANTVNVNPDNYNMKNNMNTNAHFGQGNRAQDYNNQHFNRQGTNNYPVQQSQEINYKYPPQNRGNDVMTQEQFNYDHNDQYSSNNLGPQYDNGSARPGPLIRPNVPPSRAPIRPLMQEIIPSHVNVNEFSRAPHDRQPLLENNINPVPKQPIRPQWIDEPMFTPSLIVEYEHKPLRLKARDFIEPVHMFDYNHISKDGEVKKKDFEREADELFSRKSRRPDKEIDYSGHRYSADYYSRDYERRAPREELRDDYRPRLPPRDDYDDRRRPEFRHDDRRRDDRDKYSRRDDLHRDRERDLHRERDRVHRREDIGHRGRSHERDARKRGLSRDSDVSNNSLSKKPRDKADTRSHAPGNHIVMIDDLLESPGRSMRPEKIVIILRGPPGSGKSYLAKLIRDREAEYGGTVRIMSIDDYFMQEGEVEERDPVTGKMVKKPTLKYEYDPSNEESYLNSLKRAFKRSLNDGYFTFLIYDAVNDQARYYADVWNHARQLGFQVYVCTMELDSQVCFKRNIHNRKLEDIEVICTSFCKTPSHHIQLDATTLLQSAAITEVQMEDANDEVVMEDAQEPEPGSTAPASLSGPHNSPWKTTCN, from the exons ATGGCTTGGCCTATGCCAACTGCTGGTCAATGGAATTCTGGCTTAGCCATTGCTCCTGATATGACTATGGCTAATATGGGGTCTTATACTGCTGAACAATGGGCAGCACTGCAACACCAAAATTGGCAACAGTGGGCACAGTGGCAGCAGCAATATGCGCAGTGGCAAAATCAGTATGGAGATAAG TATTCAGAACAAATGCAAGCTATCCAATCAATGGGTGGCTTGCCGCCACTGCCGCCGGCGACAGCTGCTCCGCCGCCTGCTCCACCTCCGCCGGATCAGCCGCCCCCGCCACCGCACGAGAACAATCAACCACTGTATGGACACACCCAAACTCAAGCAGCACCTGTAACCACTCAACCGGCAAACCAGCATCGGAATAACAACTCTGGCAATCTCACTAATGTAAACACACATCCACAAGCAGGTAATAATACTAATTGGCCCTATGCCCAAGAGTCAGCTAAACCTTCACAATCAGCACCACCTGCACAAAGTTCTGTTAATGCAGAGGCTCTGAAGAAACTTGCTGAAGAAGAGAGACTTTTTGATATCCAGTTTCAAAAATGGGAACAGGAAATTGAGAAATGGAAGAAAGAAAATGTAAATCACCCTGACAAACAGGCTTATAAGGAATATGAACAAAAATTTGAAACTTGCCGCAATCAACTGATGGAACGTCGGCAGCAGATGAAACAAAAGAGGGCCCGTTTACTAAATAATCCACCACCTCCACCCCAATCTAGTACCTCAACTCCAACAAGTAATGTGCCAACAACAGCTCcacctaatttaaataacatgaataaaaataacttttccaATAAACGGACACAGAACTATGCTAGTAATTTGGGTCAAAGTTATGCTGATGGTAATAATTCTCAGTACCAGCAACAGCAATATAATATGCCTAAAGGTGCATATaatcgaaataataataaaaacattgatcCACAAGACAGATATGAATCATATCAGAACATGAGTGATAATACTTATGCTTCAAATGACAATTTTAGTCCCATGGACCCTAGTTTTCTACCTACAAGTAGTTTAAACAAGGGAATACCTGGTTTGGATTTAGTACCTGAGGCTGATAAAACATATGtggcaaataataaacaagatgTGATTGACATAACTCAAGACCAACCAGGAAATCAGATGCAATCAAAGGGACCGGATTATACAACAATATCTAAAggaattaataatattctaggagatgagaaaataatgaatatactATCTATGGTTCACAAATCTGCTCAAGATCAAACAATTTTGCAACCTGCAAACACTGTAAATGTGAAtccagataattataatatgaagaATAATATGAACACTAATGCTCATTTTGGTCAGGGAAATAGGGCTCAGGATTATAATAATCAACATTTCAACAGACAAGGAACAAATAATTACCCTGTGCAGCAAAGTcaggaaattaattataaatatcctCCACAGAACAGAGGGAATGATGTAATGACACAAGAGCAGTTTAACTATGATCACAATGATCAGTACAGTTCTAATAATTTGGGTCCACAATATGATAATGGATCTGCTAGGCCAGGCCCACTAATAAGGCCAAATGTGCCTCCCTCCAGGGCTCCAATAAGGCCTCTGATGCAAGAAATTATCCCTAGTCATGTCAATGTTAATGAGTTTAGTCGAGCCCCTCATGATAGACAACCTTTACTTGAAAACAACATTAACCCTGTACCAAAACAACCAATTCGTCCACAATGGATTGATGAACCAATGTTTACTCCATCTTTAATTGTCGAATATGAGCACAAGCCACTAAGATTAAAAG ctcGAGATTTTATTGAGCCAGTTCACATGTTTGATTATAATCACATATCAAAGGATGGTGAGGTAAAGAAGAAAGATTTTGAAAGAGAAGCTGATGAATTATTTTCGAGAAAATCGAGAAGACCTGACAAGGAAATAGATTACAGTGGGCATAGGTATAGTGCAGACTATTATTCACGGGACTATGAAAGAAGGGCACCAAGAGAAGAATTGCGAGATGATTATCGTCCAAGACTTCCACCAAGAGATGATTATGACGATAGGCGGAGGCCTGAATTTAGACATGATGACCGCAGGAGAGATGACCGTGATAAATACAGCCGACGCGATGATTTACATAGAGACCGCGAGAGGGACTTACACAGAGAGCGCGACCGCGTCCACCGCCGGGAAGACATCGGTCATCGCGGTAGAAGTCATGAGAGAGATGCTCGCAAAAGAGGATTAAGTAGAGATAGTGATGTAAGCAATAACTCTCTATCCAAAAAGCCTAGAGACAAGGCTGACACTAGATCACATGCTCCAGGAAATCATATTGTTATGATCGATGACTTATTGGAGTCCCCAGGACGAAGTATGAGACCAGAAAAAATTGTGATAATCTTAAGAG gTCCACCAGGCAGTGGAAAATCTTACTTAGCAAAGTTGATTCGCGACAGGGAAGCCGAGTATGGTGGCACTGTCAGGATAATGTCTATTGATGACTACTTTATGCAAGAGGGTGAAGTTGAAGAAAGGGATCCTGTCACTGGCAAGATG gttaAAAAGCCAACACTGAAATACGAATATGATCCAAGCAATGAAGAGTCatatttaaattccttaaaaagaGCATTTAAACGAAGTTTGAATGATgggtattttacatttttaatttatgatgcAGTAAACGATCAAGCAAGGTATTATGCAGATGTATGGAACCATGCTAGGCAACTCGGTTTCCAA GTGTATGTATGTACCATGGAGCTTGATTCGCAAGTTTGTTTCAAGAGAAACATTCACAATAGGAAATTAGAGGACATTGAAGTGATATGCACAAGCTTCTGTAAAACGCCTTCACATCACATACAGCTGGATGCTACAACATTACTTCAGAGTGCAGCCATAACTGAAGTGCAGATGGAAGATGCCAACGACGAAGTTGTTATGGAGGATGCCCAAGAACCTGAG CCCGGCTCGACGGCACCAGCAAGCCTCTCCGGCCCTCACAACTCTCCATGGAAGACTACCTGCAACTAG